The proteins below are encoded in one region of Chitinophagales bacterium:
- a CDS encoding aminopeptidase — protein MRDIYVKYANLLTNYCLQVKKNDKVYVRTTYLAEPLLQELLKEIYLAGGHPFLDVEIQEQDKIFLDNAADHQLDFVNPFLEQVMETFDCYLVIRAPFNLKDVQNVDGEKRKRASVARSPMMKTYMKRTGSYDLRRSLCQFPTQASAQEAGMSLREYENFVYKACNLEYDDPIKEWLKLSERQQSIVDYLNKCENVHYKSNDVDIKFNTKGRIWINSDGKTNMPSGEVYTAPVENSVNGVVRFSHPSIYMGQEVEDIKLEVKNGEVVKWTAKRGQDLLDRVFKIPGATRFGEAAVGTNFKIDKFTKNILFDEKIGGTIHMAIGQSYHQCGGKNDSSIHWDMIADMTDGGEIYADGTKVYENGKFTI, from the coding sequence ATGAGAGATATATACGTAAAATATGCCAATTTATTGACAAACTACTGTCTTCAAGTAAAGAAAAACGATAAAGTTTATGTGAGGACTACTTATTTAGCAGAACCATTATTGCAAGAGTTGCTAAAAGAAATATATTTAGCCGGAGGGCATCCATTTTTAGATGTTGAAATACAAGAGCAGGATAAAATATTTTTAGATAATGCAGCAGACCATCAATTAGATTTTGTTAATCCGTTTTTAGAGCAAGTTATGGAAACTTTTGATTGTTATTTAGTAATAAGAGCACCTTTTAATTTAAAGGATGTACAAAATGTAGATGGAGAGAAAAGAAAAAGAGCCAGCGTGGCACGAAGCCCTATGATGAAAACTTATATGAAGCGTACAGGTTCTTACGATTTAAGAAGAAGTTTGTGTCAATTTCCTACCCAAGCAAGTGCCCAAGAGGCGGGTATGAGCTTGCGTGAGTACGAGAATTTTGTGTATAAAGCTTGTAATTTAGAATATGACGACCCTATAAAAGAGTGGCTTAAACTAAGCGAACGCCAGCAAAGCATAGTAGATTACTTAAATAAATGTGAAAATGTTCATTATAAGAGTAATGATGTAGATATAAAATTTAACACCAAAGGGAGAATTTGGATAAATAGTGATGGTAAAACAAATATGCCATCAGGAGAGGTTTATACCGCACCTGTAGAAAATTCGGTAAATGGAGTGGTGCGTTTTTCGCACCCAAGTATATATATGGGGCAAGAAGTGGAAGACATTAAACTGGAAGTTAAAAATGGAGAAGTTGTAAAGTGGACAGCTAAAAGAGGGCAGGATTTATTAGACAGAGTTTTTAAGATACCCGGAGCTACCAGATTTGGCGAAGCTGCCGTAGGTACTAATTTTAAAATAGATAAGTTTACAAAAAATATACTTTTTGATGAAAAAATAGGCGGTACTATTCACATGGCTATAGGGCAAAGCTACCACCAGTGTGGAGGCAAAAATGATTCATCAATACACTGGGATATGATAGCGGATATGACTGATGGAGGAGAAATATATGCTGATGGGACAAAAGTATATGAAAATGGAAAGTTTACCATTTAA
- a CDS encoding polymer-forming cytoskeletal protein, whose protein sequence is MFGEKKKDLTNSTDFSTNTFRKGTTITGDIKTEGNIRIDGVLEGSVSAKGKLVVGETGVINGNLFCTDATVEGKIEGNVEITRLLIIKSKSVIVGNILTDKIVVEEGASFNGKVTMGKVNKLNNISEKSQGQVAV, encoded by the coding sequence ATGTTTGGCGAAAAGAAAAAAGATTTAACTAACAGCACAGATTTTTCTACAAATACTTTTAGAAAAGGAACAACAATAACGGGAGATATAAAAACCGAAGGAAACATTAGAATAGATGGCGTATTAGAAGGCTCTGTTTCTGCTAAGGGAAAATTAGTGGTAGGAGAAACAGGTGTTATAAATGGCAACTTGTTTTGTACAGATGCTACTGTTGAAGGAAAAATAGAAGGCAATGTTGAAATAACTCGCTTACTTATTATTAAAAGTAAATCAGTTATAGTGGGAAATATACTAACGGATAAAATTGTGGTGGAAGAAGGAGCTTCTTTTAACGGAAAAGTTACCATGGGAAAGGTTAATAAACTGAACAATATTAGTGAAAAATCTCAAGGACAAGTTGCCGTCTAA
- a CDS encoding DEAD/DEAH box helicase has product MQKFKDLGLSASIVEALAQKGFETPTPIQEQVIPILLEGKNNVVGQAQTGTGKTAAFGLPIVQNLKEKTNAVQALILTPTRELALQVANEIVSFKGDKKLFITTVYGGQSIDRQIRDLNRGTDIVVGTPGRVIDLIKRNKLKLENIKYFVLDEADEMLNMGFIDDIEFIINQTNEEKQVLLFSATMPKKIMSLAKKYMGDYELVQVKKEQITTTNVEQLYYAVYAKDKMKVLKRILEVNPNFYGIIFCNTKMGTDDVTRQLNQLDYSAEALHGDIAQNQRERILSRFKSKSCTILCATDVAARGIDVDDLTHVINYQLPQDPEQYVHRIGRTGRAGKEGVAISLISGSEKKQLKIIESIAKTSLHKAELPSADELIEAKLTQLYLDIASSVVDKKDEFILELANQLLESNDPKTILTSALKYFLKDELTSDYYDDIKMPKTLAGSTNKETRLFIAKGKKDSFNKDSLEDYIVSKSHIDKNAFLDTYLLENFSFITLQDDDAEMVLRAFKTIKNNGKSLVVKAKGRDGDSSSSSEKSGRKSDRKGRKSSKKGKSNSGNAHSNFFSKGKSTKSKYKNAKY; this is encoded by the coding sequence ATGCAAAAATTTAAAGATTTAGGGCTTAGTGCGTCTATAGTAGAAGCATTGGCTCAAAAAGGTTTTGAAACACCTACGCCTATCCAAGAACAAGTTATACCTATTTTGCTTGAAGGCAAAAACAACGTGGTAGGGCAAGCACAAACCGGAACAGGGAAAACGGCAGCTTTTGGTTTGCCTATAGTTCAAAATTTAAAAGAAAAAACTAATGCAGTACAAGCACTTATACTAACGCCTACAAGGGAGTTAGCACTGCAAGTAGCCAATGAAATAGTTTCTTTTAAAGGAGATAAAAAATTATTTATTACCACCGTTTATGGAGGGCAGTCAATAGACCGACAGATAAGAGATTTGAATAGAGGTACAGATATAGTTGTAGGTACTCCGGGTCGTGTTATTGACTTAATAAAAAGAAATAAACTTAAGTTAGAAAATATTAAATATTTTGTGCTTGATGAAGCAGACGAAATGTTGAATATGGGTTTTATAGATGATATTGAATTTATTATTAATCAAACCAATGAAGAAAAACAAGTTTTACTTTTTTCTGCTACTATGCCTAAAAAAATAATGTCGCTGGCTAAAAAATATATGGGCGATTATGAGTTAGTGCAAGTTAAAAAAGAACAAATAACCACCACTAATGTAGAGCAACTATATTATGCAGTTTATGCAAAAGATAAAATGAAAGTTTTGAAAAGGATTTTAGAAGTAAATCCTAATTTTTATGGAATTATTTTTTGCAATACTAAAATGGGTACAGATGATGTAACACGCCAGCTTAATCAATTAGATTATTCGGCAGAAGCTTTGCATGGCGATATAGCTCAAAACCAAAGAGAAAGAATATTGAGCAGATTTAAAAGTAAAAGTTGTACTATTTTATGTGCTACCGATGTAGCTGCAAGAGGAATAGATGTAGATGATTTAACGCATGTAATCAATTATCAATTGCCACAAGACCCTGAGCAGTATGTACACCGCATAGGAAGAACTGGGCGTGCAGGAAAAGAAGGAGTGGCTATTTCTTTAATTTCGGGGAGCGAGAAAAAACAACTTAAAATTATAGAAAGTATAGCTAAAACTTCATTGCATAAAGCAGAACTGCCAAGTGCCGATGAACTTATAGAAGCTAAATTAACGCAATTGTATTTAGATATTGCTTCAAGTGTAGTAGATAAAAAAGACGAATTTATTTTAGAATTAGCTAATCAGCTTTTAGAAAGCAATGATCCTAAAACTATATTGACATCCGCCTTAAAGTACTTTTTAAAAGATGAATTAACTTCTGATTATTATGATGATATAAAAATGCCAAAAACATTGGCTGGTAGTACTAATAAAGAAACCCGATTATTTATAGCAAAAGGCAAAAAAGATAGTTTTAATAAAGACAGTTTAGAAGACTATATTGTAAGCAAATCGCATATAGATAAAAATGCTTTTTTAGATACATATTTGTTAGAAAATTTTTCTTTCATTACGCTTCAAGATGATGATGCCGAGATGGTTTTAAGAGCTTTTAAAACTATTAAAAACAATGGTAAAAGTTTGGTAGTGAAAGCTAAAGGTAGAGATGGCGATTCCTCATCTTCTTCTGAAAAATCGGGTAGAAAATCAGACAGAAAAGGAAGAAAATCTTCAAAAAAAGGAAAAAGTAATAGTGGGAATGCCCACTCAAATTTTTTCTCAAAGGGGAAATCTACTAAGTCAAAATATAAAAACGCTAAGTATTAG
- the accB gene encoding acetyl-CoA carboxylase biotin carboxyl carrier protein yields MNTKEIHELIKVLNDSNIAEFTLDKDDFSIRIRTKDFYKGKATEVVNIAQPSVVAPVAAQPVAPKQETAKAETKETKPAEKTNYIEFKSPMVGTFYRKPSPDKDVFVKVGDTIKKGDVVCIIEAMKLFNEVESEMSGKIVKVMVDDQSPVEYDQVLFLIDPA; encoded by the coding sequence ATGAATACTAAAGAAATTCACGAATTAATAAAAGTACTTAACGATTCTAATATTGCAGAATTCACTTTAGATAAAGATGATTTTTCAATAAGAATACGCACTAAAGATTTTTATAAAGGCAAAGCTACAGAGGTAGTTAATATTGCACAGCCAAGCGTAGTTGCTCCTGTGGCGGCACAGCCTGTGGCTCCTAAGCAAGAAACCGCTAAAGCTGAAACCAAAGAAACTAAACCCGCAGAAAAAACTAATTATATAGAGTTCAAATCTCCAATGGTAGGCACTTTTTATAGAAAACCATCTCCAGATAAAGATGTTTTTGTAAAAGTAGGCGATACTATTAAAAAAGGCGATGTAGTTTGCATTATAGAAGCTATGAAACTATTTAATGAAGTAGAATCTGAAATGTCAGGCAAAATAGTAAAAGTAATGGTTGACGACCAATCTCCGGTAGAGTACGACCAAGTATTATTTTTAATTGACCCTGCATAG
- a CDS encoding tetratricopeptide repeat protein, which produces MFLTSCAKHNAPIAKQTYHDLTSHYNGYFNAKENYNTQLKNLAENRKDNYDQILSISPYGNIKDISAQNDALNVTIEKARLVIQTHQEREKGKNYKKNDDNSVSNWADDAFLIIGQSYYYQGQMDSAISCFRYITSNFNDGVDARSKKKIKKQKNSKKLKAKAKKIEKKQIEALKKGKDIRPKKKLTVHEPANSEAMVWLAKAYIENDQLTEAQSVLTFIEADKNFIKNYDRDVAQTKADLQLKLNSYDRAIEDIEKAISYKKKQSKNARMQFISAQLYEAQNKSDRAAELYKKSIKGNNNFEMIFYAQLKLIQMNRKADNVDKATKRLIAKMLRDNKNRDFYDQLYYEKALIALQDDEREDAEKYLKKSIEVSTNNDKQKAKSIVQLADIYYDEENYKGAQMYYDSSLTYIDSSFTNYGTVQSRASVLTELIEYLNTISLNDSLLALSKLSNKELEALLYKKAVDEVDRQIKEEKEQKDNNLQAANSSGKNNKGSWYFYSSSSRTNGYKKFKQVWGDITLEDNWRRSNKSSDAEFADGDKDNGDEYMSRINATYEAMLEAVPNSEEEKTELKNNIIDAYYGSGVLYKVDLDNIPKSIEMFEKLNNLYASNKYKAEAYYFLYTLYTDSDKKSKANDAKSIILGEFPNSKYASLIKNPNKYNEKEIEDYYDNLYTLYTKEQYDQVITKVDEAKTKFENNPIQAKYDLIKALSIGGKKQLEEFKASLSYVVNEHKNTEEEKKATEILAYLNGQNPVLDNNPSPTNTINTPVNNGGKNTLSKDKIDKIKTPEKIDEKSRDGLKINIGKKEFNIGGKNKVDSKDTKKEGE; this is translated from the coding sequence ATGTTTTTAACTTCTTGTGCCAAGCATAATGCACCTATTGCAAAACAAACTTATCACGATTTAACCAGTCATTACAATGGTTATTTTAATGCAAAGGAAAATTATAATACACAGTTAAAAAACTTAGCAGAAAACAGAAAAGACAATTACGACCAAATTTTATCTATATCTCCTTATGGCAATATCAAAGATATTAGTGCTCAAAACGATGCTCTTAATGTTACCATAGAAAAAGCAAGGTTGGTTATTCAAACACACCAAGAAAGAGAAAAAGGGAAAAATTATAAAAAAAATGATGACAACTCAGTAAGTAACTGGGCAGATGATGCTTTTTTAATAATTGGGCAATCATACTATTACCAAGGGCAAATGGACTCTGCCATTAGCTGTTTTAGATACATAACTTCAAATTTTAACGATGGCGTAGATGCCCGAAGTAAAAAGAAAATAAAAAAGCAGAAAAACAGCAAAAAATTAAAAGCTAAAGCTAAAAAAATAGAGAAAAAGCAAATAGAAGCTCTTAAAAAAGGCAAAGACATAAGACCTAAGAAAAAACTAACGGTACACGAACCTGCCAATAGTGAAGCTATGGTATGGCTGGCTAAAGCATATATTGAAAATGACCAACTTACAGAAGCACAGTCTGTTTTAACATTTATAGAAGCAGATAAAAATTTTATAAAAAATTACGATAGAGATGTAGCTCAAACAAAAGCCGATTTACAGCTAAAACTAAACAGCTACGATAGAGCCATAGAAGACATAGAAAAAGCCATTTCTTATAAAAAGAAACAAAGCAAAAATGCCAGAATGCAATTTATTTCTGCTCAGCTTTACGAAGCACAAAATAAAAGTGATAGAGCCGCAGAATTATACAAAAAATCAATAAAAGGCAATAACAATTTTGAAATGATATTTTATGCACAGCTTAAACTAATTCAAATGAATAGGAAAGCTGACAATGTAGATAAAGCTACCAAAAGATTAATAGCTAAAATGCTGAGAGATAATAAAAACAGAGATTTTTATGACCAGCTTTATTATGAAAAAGCTTTAATTGCACTTCAAGATGATGAAAGAGAAGATGCTGAAAAATATTTAAAAAAATCTATTGAAGTTTCTACTAATAACGATAAACAAAAAGCAAAATCTATAGTTCAGTTAGCCGATATTTATTACGATGAAGAAAACTACAAAGGAGCTCAAATGTATTACGACAGTTCTTTAACATATATAGATAGTAGTTTTACTAATTATGGAACCGTGCAAAGCAGAGCCTCTGTGCTAACAGAATTAATAGAATATTTGAATACCATTAGCTTAAACGACAGCTTATTGGCTCTTTCAAAACTAAGCAATAAAGAGTTAGAAGCATTGTTATACAAAAAAGCCGTTGACGAAGTAGATAGACAAATTAAAGAAGAAAAAGAGCAAAAGGATAACAATTTGCAAGCAGCCAACAGTAGTGGCAAAAACAATAAAGGCAGTTGGTATTTTTATAGTAGTTCAAGCAGAACAAACGGCTACAAAAAATTTAAGCAAGTGTGGGGCGATATAACTTTAGAAGACAATTGGAGAAGAAGCAATAAAAGTTCAGATGCCGAATTTGCCGATGGCGATAAAGACAATGGAGATGAATACATGAGCAGAATAAACGCCACTTATGAAGCCATGCTGGAGGCTGTTCCTAATAGTGAAGAAGAAAAAACAGAATTAAAAAATAATATTATTGATGCTTATTACGGATCGGGAGTTTTATATAAAGTTGATTTAGACAACATACCTAAAAGTATAGAAATGTTTGAAAAACTAAACAACTTATATGCTTCCAATAAATATAAAGCAGAAGCATACTACTTTTTGTACACACTATATACCGATAGCGACAAAAAATCTAAAGCTAATGATGCAAAAAGTATCATTTTAGGCGAATTTCCTAACAGTAAATATGCCAGCTTAATTAAAAACCCTAATAAATATAACGAAAAGGAAATAGAAGATTATTACGATAATCTATACACTTTATATACTAAAGAGCAGTACGACCAAGTAATAACAAAAGTAGATGAAGCAAAAACTAAATTTGAAAACAACCCTATTCAAGCTAAATATGATTTAATAAAAGCACTATCAATAGGAGGAAAAAAACAGTTAGAAGAATTTAAAGCTTCATTAAGTTATGTAGTTAATGAACACAAAAATACCGAAGAAGAGAAAAAAGCTACAGAAATATTAGCTTATCTTAATGGGCAAAATCCTGTGTTAGATAATAATCCTTCGCCTACAAACACCATAAACACACCTGTTAATAATGGAGGAAAAAATACTTTATCAAAAGACAAAATAGACAAGATAAAAACTCCTGAAAAAATAGATGAAAAATCTCGTGATGGTTTGAAAATTAACATAGGTAAAAAAGAGTTTAACATTGGAGGAAAAAATAAAGTTGACTCCAAAGACACTAAAAAAGAAGGCGAATAA
- the accC gene encoding acetyl-CoA carboxylase biotin carboxylase subunit — protein MFQKILIANRGEIALRVIRTCKEMGIKTVAVYSTADKDSLHVKFADEAVCIGAPKGADSYLNINNLMAAAEITNADAIHPGYGFLAENASFARICEDVGIKFIGPTAEMISKMGDKVTAKETMIAAGVPVIPGSDGLLKDLKAAEKAAEKIGYPVILKATAGGGGKGMRIVHSVETLENAWNSAKQEAKAAFSNDGMYMEKFIVEPHHIEIQIAGDKRGAACHLSERDCSVQRRHQKLIEEAPSAFVDDKLRKKMGEAAIKAAKAINYEGMGTVEFLVDKYKNFYFMEMNTRIQVEHPVTEEIMQVDLIKEQIKIAAGEKIVGDAYLPEGNFAMECRINAENPLKNFQPTPGTITAFHTPKGYGVRVDTHVYAGYKVPPYYDSMIAKVICRGKSRAEVIARMKRALKEFIVEGIETTIPLHLALLENEEFISGNYDTGIMERFDYNSIQASNAH, from the coding sequence ATGTTTCAAAAAATACTAATAGCCAATAGAGGCGAAATAGCCCTTAGAGTAATAAGAACATGCAAAGAAATGGGAATAAAAACTGTGGCGGTTTACTCCACTGCCGATAAAGACAGTTTGCACGTTAAATTTGCAGATGAAGCCGTATGCATAGGTGCTCCTAAAGGAGCAGACTCGTACTTAAACATTAATAATTTAATGGCAGCAGCAGAAATTACCAATGCCGATGCCATACACCCGGGATACGGATTTTTAGCAGAAAATGCTTCTTTTGCCAGAATTTGCGAAGATGTAGGCATTAAATTTATTGGGCCTACAGCCGAAATGATTTCTAAAATGGGCGATAAAGTAACCGCTAAAGAAACAATGATAGCCGCAGGAGTTCCCGTTATTCCCGGCTCTGACGGCTTGCTTAAAGATTTAAAAGCTGCCGAAAAAGCTGCCGAAAAAATAGGCTACCCCGTTATTTTAAAAGCTACTGCCGGTGGCGGTGGCAAGGGAATGAGAATAGTGCACAGCGTAGAAACTTTAGAAAACGCTTGGAACTCAGCTAAACAAGAAGCAAAAGCGGCATTCTCTAATGACGGTATGTATATGGAAAAATTTATTGTAGAACCTCACCATATTGAAATTCAAATAGCCGGAGATAAAAGAGGTGCAGCGTGCCATTTATCTGAAAGAGATTGCTCAGTACAAAGAAGACACCAAAAACTAATAGAAGAAGCTCCCTCTGCTTTTGTTGACGATAAATTAAGAAAAAAAATGGGCGAAGCAGCCATTAAAGCCGCTAAAGCCATTAATTATGAAGGAATGGGCACGGTAGAATTTTTGGTAGATAAGTACAAAAATTTCTACTTTATGGAAATGAATACTCGTATTCAAGTAGAACATCCTGTTACTGAAGAAATAATGCAAGTAGATTTAATTAAAGAACAAATTAAAATAGCTGCTGGCGAGAAAATTGTTGGAGATGCTTATCTGCCCGAAGGAAATTTTGCTATGGAATGCCGAATAAATGCAGAAAATCCTTTAAAAAACTTTCAGCCTACACCCGGAACGATAACAGCTTTTCACACACCTAAAGGCTATGGCGTAAGAGTAGATACCCACGTGTATGCCGGCTACAAAGTGCCACCTTACTACGATAGTATGATAGCAAAAGTAATATGCAGAGGAAAAAGCCGAGCAGAAGTTATAGCCCGAATGAAAAGAGCTTTAAAAGAATTTATTGTAGAAGGAATAGAAACAACTATCCCTTTGCACTTAGCACTTTTAGAAAATGAAGAATTTATTTCCGGAAATTACGACACGGGAATAATGGAACGCTTTGATTATAACAGCATTCAAGCATCTAATGCTCACTAA
- a CDS encoding M23 family metallopeptidase, translating to MAKDNNNKANQSFFEKLRNKYRLVVLNEETYEQKASLRLSRLNLFILGSLFVLFNIIVVILIIAFTPLKFMMPGVGSLDVRSELIKVELLTDSLESQIDKRNYWLKNLQQALDGKFDSSFTYSDTFSHAEKQDINLALTNDIEKEFREELKDEIELLSVETSSKNVQPNYFPLKFISPISNGTLLSEFDSKSEHFGVDLATVAGDVVKAAEDGVVVLSEWNPETGNVLAIQHRNNAITFYKHNKELLKKVGTYVKKQDAIAIVGNSGELTDGPHLHFEIWQNGKPKNPQDFINFKSIN from the coding sequence ATGGCTAAAGATAATAATAATAAAGCAAACCAATCTTTTTTTGAGAAATTAAGGAACAAGTATAGGCTGGTGGTGCTAAATGAAGAAACTTATGAGCAAAAAGCGAGCTTGCGATTATCAAGACTTAACTTGTTTATATTAGGCAGTTTATTTGTTTTGTTTAACATAATAGTGGTAATTTTAATTATTGCTTTTACACCTTTAAAATTTATGATGCCTGGCGTGGGCTCTTTAGATGTAAGGTCGGAGTTGATAAAAGTAGAATTATTGACAGATTCTCTTGAAAGCCAGATAGATAAAAGAAATTATTGGTTAAAAAATTTACAGCAAGCTTTAGACGGGAAATTTGACTCTTCTTTTACTTATTCCGATACTTTTTCTCATGCGGAAAAGCAGGATATTAATTTGGCTTTGACTAATGATATAGAAAAGGAGTTTAGAGAAGAGTTGAAAGACGAAATAGAGTTGTTAAGTGTAGAAACTTCTTCAAAAAATGTTCAGCCTAATTATTTTCCTTTAAAATTTATATCGCCTATAAGTAATGGTACTTTGTTATCTGAATTTGATAGTAAAAGTGAGCATTTTGGTGTTGATTTGGCAACAGTGGCGGGAGATGTAGTTAAAGCGGCAGAAGATGGAGTGGTTGTTTTATCGGAATGGAATCCTGAAACGGGAAATGTGCTGGCAATACAGCATAGAAATAATGCAATTACATTTTATAAGCACAATAAAGAATTGCTTAAAAAAGTAGGAACTTATGTAAAAAAGCAAGATGCTATTGCTATTGTAGGCAATTCGGGCGAATTAACTGACGGTCCGCACTTGCATTTTGAAATTTGGCAGAACGGAAAACCAAAAAATCCACAAGATTTTATTAATTTTAAGTCTATAAACTAA
- the efp gene encoding elongation factor P, with protein MASTSDIRNGLCMNFNNDVYTVVEFQHVKPGKGPAFVRTKLKSLTSGKVIDNTWPSGHKIDEVRVERRKFQYLYKDDMGFHFMNSETFEQVAIPEELLTNNDLMKDGMEVEALYNAGTDEILTAELPQYVILEVTYSEPGVKGDTATNTTKPATLETGAVVNVPLFINEGEKIKVNTSDRSYMERAK; from the coding sequence ATGGCATCAACATCTGATATTAGAAACGGACTTTGTATGAATTTCAACAACGATGTATATACCGTTGTAGAATTTCAGCACGTAAAACCAGGCAAAGGTCCTGCGTTTGTAAGAACAAAATTAAAAAGCTTAACCAGCGGAAAAGTAATTGATAACACTTGGCCTTCCGGACATAAAATAGACGAAGTAAGAGTAGAACGCAGAAAATTTCAGTACCTATACAAAGACGATATGGGTTTTCATTTTATGAACAGCGAAACATTTGAGCAAGTTGCCATTCCTGAAGAATTATTAACAAATAACGATTTAATGAAAGACGGCATGGAAGTAGAAGCATTATATAATGCCGGCACAGATGAAATTTTAACAGCAGAACTGCCACAATATGTTATTTTAGAAGTAACTTACAGCGAGCCGGGCGTAAAAGGCGATACGGCAACAAACACAACAAAACCTGCTACATTAGAAACCGGAGCCGTTGTAAATGTTCCTTTATTTATAAATGAAGGCGAAAAAATAAAAGTAAATACCTCTGACCGTTCTTATATGGAAAGAGCTAAGTAA
- a CDS encoding GtrA family protein codes for MSAFWLTFSKFFVVGGLGFGIDVLTTFIFKEKLQLQKYTANSIGFFIGVTFRFFANKYWAFQNENPNWLWQMLQFGIIALIGLGIVNGVIFILHEKWKLMNFYPAKIVAMIVYMLWNFTANYLWTFG; via the coding sequence ATGAGTGCATTTTGGCTTACATTTTCTAAGTTTTTTGTAGTAGGCGGTTTAGGTTTTGGCATAGACGTACTAACTACTTTTATTTTTAAAGAAAAACTTCAATTACAAAAATACACGGCTAATTCTATTGGTTTTTTTATAGGCGTTACTTTTAGATTTTTTGCCAATAAATATTGGGCATTTCAAAATGAAAATCCAAACTGGTTGTGGCAAATGTTGCAATTTGGAATAATTGCTTTAATAGGCTTAGGCATCGTAAATGGCGTTATATTTATTTTACACGAAAAATGGAAGTTAATGAATTTTTATCCTGCCAAAATTGTAGCTATGATAGTTTATATGCTGTGGAATTTTACCGCTAATTATTTGTGGACTTTTGGATAA
- a CDS encoding AtpZ/AtpI family protein produces the protein MKNLKDKLPSKDDANKYLRYSGIAFQMLATILIGLFLGMYLDNKFGTQKIFTAICSLLFVVASLYIVLKEFIKK, from the coding sequence GTGAAAAATCTCAAGGACAAGTTGCCGTCTAAAGATGATGCGAATAAGTATTTAAGATATTCGGGTATAGCTTTTCAAATGCTTGCCACCATACTTATTGGCTTGTTTTTAGGTATGTATTTAGATAATAAATTTGGCACTCAAAAAATATTTACAGCTATATGTAGTTTATTGTTTGTAGTAGCCAGTTTGTATATTGTGCTTAAAGAATTTATTAAAAAGTGA
- the udk gene encoding uridine kinase yields the protein MIIIGIAGGTGSGKTTVVNKILNVIPKGHVAVLGQDSYYKDNGHLSFEERQKINYDHPRSIDFDLLVKHLKELKAGNNIEEPIYSYINHSREKDYKVVHPKDVIIVEGILVFTNEELRELCDIKIFVHADADERLIRRIRRDIKERGRDIDEVLNRYETMLKPMHNQFIEPTMKYADIIVPIGGENHVAIDVIASMIKDKLKN from the coding sequence ATGATAATTATAGGAATAGCCGGAGGGACAGGTTCTGGGAAAACAACAGTAGTTAACAAGATACTAAATGTTATACCCAAAGGTCATGTGGCTGTACTTGGTCAAGATTCTTACTATAAAGACAATGGACATTTAAGTTTTGAAGAACGACAAAAAATTAATTACGACCACCCTCGTTCTATTGATTTTGATTTATTGGTTAAACATTTAAAAGAATTAAAGGCAGGAAATAATATTGAAGAGCCAATTTATTCGTATATTAACCACTCAAGAGAAAAGGACTACAAAGTAGTTCACCCTAAAGATGTAATAATTGTAGAAGGTATTTTGGTTTTTACCAATGAGGAATTGCGTGAGTTATGCGATATAAAAATATTTGTTCATGCCGATGCAGACGAAAGACTAATAAGGCGAATACGCAGAGATATTAAAGAAAGAGGTCGGGATATAGATGAAGTACTTAACAGATATGAAACCATGCTAAAACCTATGCACAATCAGTTTATAGAACCCACTATGAAATATGCCGACATAATTGTACCTATAGGTGGCGAAAACCATGTTGCCATTGACGTTATAGCTTCTATGATAAAAGATAAATTGAAAAATTAA